One part of the Glycine max cultivar Williams 82 chromosome 14, Glycine_max_v4.0, whole genome shotgun sequence genome encodes these proteins:
- the LOC100791164 gene encoding Bowman-Birk type proteinase inhibitor C-II: protein MGLKNNMVVLKVCFLVLFLVGVTNAHMELNLFKSDHSSSDDESSKPCCDLCMCTASMPPQCHCADIRLNSCHSACDRCACTRSMPGQCRCLDTTDFCYKPCKSSDEDDD from the coding sequence ATGGGTTTGAAGAACAACATGGTGGTGTTAAAGGTGTGTTTCTTGGTTCTTTTCCTTGTGGGGGTTACTAATGCACACATGGAACTGAACCTCTTCAAAAGTGATCACTCATCAAGTGATGATGAGTCTTCAAAACCATGCTGTGATCTCTGCATGTGCACAGCCTCAATGCCACCTCAATGCCATTGTGCAGATATTAGGTTGAATTCATGTCACTCAGCTTGTGATCGCTGTGCGTGCACACGCTCGATGCCAGGCCAGTGTCGTTGCCTTGACACCACCGACTTCTGCTACAAACCTTGCAAGTCcagtgatgaagatgatgactaG
- the LOC112999332 gene encoding uncharacterized protein, whose product MSSLSLCGILEPRKLVEANYDDWYHNLRIVLMHEKLIDTIDKPPMEAPDLSDAKATKVFQKYLDECLTAKCIILASMSSELQRQHQDMDPYEIVEHLKKMYGGQSRMTRFQLSKALFRSSLAVNENVGPHVGHKQIKFC is encoded by the coding sequence ATGTCTTCTTTATCGCTTTGTGGTATTCTTGAACCTAGAAAACTAGTTGAAGCCAATTATGATGATTGGTACCACAACTTGAGAATTGTTCTCATGCATGAGAAGCTTATTGACACTATTGATAAGCCTCCCATGGAAGCACCTGATCTGAGTGATGCTAAAGCAACCAAGGTTTTTCAAAAGTACCTAGATGAATGCCTTACTGCTAAGTGCATTATCTTGGCATCAATGAGTTCAGAACTCCAGAGGCAACATCAAGACATGGACCCATATGAGATTGTCGAACATCTTAAGAAGATGTACGGTGGTCAAAGCAGGATGACTAGATTTCAGTTATCTAAGGCTCTATTTAGATCCTCACTTGCTGTAAATGAAAATGTTGGACCCCATGTTGgacacaaacaaataaaattttgttag
- the LOC100500067 gene encoding Bowman-Birk type proteinase inhibitor precursor, whose protein sequence is MGLKNNMVVLKVCLVLLFLVGGTTSASLRLSELGLLMKSDHHQHSNDDDSSKPCCDQCACTKSNPPQCRCSDMRLNSCHSACKSCICALSYPAQCFCVDITDFCYEPCKPSEDDKENY, encoded by the coding sequence atgggTTTGAAGAACAACATGGTGGTGCTAAAGGTGTGTTTGGTGCTACTTTTCCTTGTGGGGGGTACTACTAGTGCCAGCTTGAGGCTGAGTGAGCTTGGCCTGCTCATGAAAAGTGATCATCATCAACACTCAAATGATGATGACTCTTCAAAACCATGCTGTGATCAATGCGCATGCACAAAGTCAAACCCTCCTCAATGCCGCTGTTCAGATATGAGGCTGAATTCGTGCCATTCAGCTTGCAAATCTTGTATTTGCGCATTATCGTATCCTGCACAGTGTTTTTGTGTTGACATAACGGATTTCTGCTATGAACCTTGCAAGCCCAGTGAGGATGACAAGGAAAACTACTAA